Proteins encoded together in one Streptomyces sp. B1I3 window:
- a CDS encoding phosphatidylglycerol lysyltransferase domain-containing protein, with the protein MSVTVDGDKSGMVPLAVRGRRLLRGPRPETVPVLVGSACTAVGLIDVAAGVFPRFRHSRMHTFAEVLPGALGPFAAALSLSSGVLLLLLAHGIKRHKRRAWRAAVVLLPAGAVAQFVYRHSLIGVLLSLVLCFLLIRHRSEFAALPDPRSRWRALANFVLLGAGSLALGLVVVSVHPGRVVGNPSIADRLQHVLYGLFGFEGPVDYTGVTSWTVAYSLGSLGLLTAVTTIYFAFRPEHPAAGLSEDDEARLRTLLDKHGGRDSLGHFALRRDKGVVFSPSGKAAVCYRVVSGVMLAGGDPIGDVEAWPGAIERFMDEARAHSWTPAVMGCSETGGEVWTRETGLSALEIGDEAVVDVADFSLAGRAMRNVRQMVKRIERNGYETRVRRVRDIGDTELARIRAAAADWRGTETERGFSMALGRIGDPADGDCVVATAHLADAGATDSPHGDLKAVLHFVPWGGDGLSLELMRRDRSADPGMNELLIVASLQAAPALSVARVSLNFAMFRSALARGERLGAGPVLRCWRGLLIFLSRWFQIESLYRFNAKFQPRWEPRFVVYRAGRDLPRIGLAALRAEGFVNLAPPRPFRPRRPRPCGHRSALPAERGVRAA; encoded by the coding sequence ATGTCTGTCACGGTAGATGGGGATAAATCAGGAATGGTTCCGCTCGCGGTCCGCGGACGCCGACTTCTGCGCGGGCCACGGCCCGAAACGGTACCGGTGCTGGTCGGGAGCGCCTGTACGGCCGTCGGCCTGATCGATGTGGCCGCAGGGGTCTTCCCGCGCTTCCGCCACAGCAGGATGCACACCTTCGCCGAGGTGCTCCCCGGTGCCCTCGGGCCGTTCGCCGCGGCGCTGTCCCTCAGCTCGGGCGTCCTGCTGCTCCTGCTCGCCCACGGCATCAAGCGGCACAAACGGCGGGCCTGGCGGGCGGCCGTGGTCCTGCTGCCGGCGGGCGCCGTGGCGCAGTTCGTCTACCGGCACTCCCTGATCGGCGTGCTCCTCTCGCTCGTGCTCTGCTTCCTGCTGATACGCCACCGGAGCGAGTTCGCCGCCCTCCCGGACCCCAGGAGCCGCTGGCGGGCACTGGCCAACTTCGTCCTCCTCGGCGCGGGTTCGTTGGCTCTCGGCCTGGTGGTCGTCAGCGTGCACCCGGGCCGCGTCGTGGGGAACCCCTCCATCGCCGACCGGCTCCAGCACGTGCTGTACGGCCTGTTCGGGTTCGAAGGGCCGGTGGACTACACCGGGGTGACCTCGTGGACGGTGGCGTACTCCCTGGGTTCCCTGGGCCTGCTGACCGCCGTGACCACGATCTACTTCGCCTTCCGGCCCGAACACCCGGCCGCCGGCCTCAGCGAGGACGACGAGGCGCGGCTGCGGACCCTGCTCGACAAGCACGGCGGCCGCGACTCCCTGGGGCACTTCGCGCTCCGCCGTGACAAGGGCGTCGTGTTCTCCCCCAGCGGCAAGGCCGCCGTCTGCTACCGCGTGGTGTCGGGGGTGATGCTCGCCGGGGGCGATCCGATCGGTGACGTGGAGGCCTGGCCGGGAGCCATCGAGCGCTTCATGGACGAGGCCCGGGCGCACTCCTGGACACCGGCGGTGATGGGCTGCAGCGAGACCGGCGGCGAGGTGTGGACCCGCGAGACGGGACTGTCCGCCCTGGAGATCGGTGACGAGGCGGTGGTGGACGTCGCGGATTTCTCCCTCGCCGGGCGCGCGATGCGCAACGTGCGTCAGATGGTGAAGCGCATCGAACGTAACGGCTACGAGACCCGGGTCCGGCGCGTGCGTGACATCGGCGACACCGAGCTCGCCCGCATCCGCGCAGCCGCCGCCGACTGGCGCGGTACCGAAACCGAGCGCGGCTTCTCCATGGCGCTGGGCCGGATCGGCGACCCGGCCGACGGCGACTGTGTCGTCGCCACCGCCCATCTGGCCGATGCCGGCGCGACGGATTCCCCGCACGGTGACCTGAAGGCGGTGCTCCACTTCGTCCCGTGGGGCGGTGACGGTCTCTCCCTGGAGCTCATGCGACGCGACCGCTCGGCCGACCCCGGCATGAACGAACTGCTGATCGTCGCCTCCCTGCAGGCCGCTCCCGCACTGTCGGTCGCCCGCGTCTCGCTGAACTTCGCCATGTTCCGTTCGGCGCTCGCCCGCGGCGAACGGCTGGGGGCGGGACCGGTGCTGCGCTGCTGGCGCGGACTGCTGATCTTCCTGTCGCGCTGGTTCCAGATCGAGTCGCTCTACCGGTTCAACGCGAAGTTCCAGCCCCGCTGGGAGCCTCGATTCGTCGTCTACCGCGCCGGCCGCGACCTGCCACGGATCGGTCTCGCGGCCCTCCGGGCGGAAGGCTTCGTGAACCTCGCGCCACCGCGCCCGTTCCGCCCCCGGCGCCCACGGCCCTGCGGCCACCGCTCCGCCCTGCCCGCCGAGCGCGGAGTCCGTGCGGCCTGA
- a CDS encoding esterase family protein gives MGLTSNAVLAVAAGLAVALFAATIRLWPRLAARTARAVAGRAGLLLATQLALFAAVGLLANNSFLFYGSWADLFGRQQDLGTVTDHGAGAGAPGSTTARIGSVRPDVPGGGRPAVGGRIDKVVVSGHASGINSAAYVYLPPEYFQPAHAGHRFPAVVVLTGYPGTAENLFKGLRYPQTAHERVKAGRAQPMILVMLRPTVAPPRDTECVDIAGGPRTETFFAHDLPQAVTRAYRVGDRARNWGIIGNSTGGYCALKIGLHHPDRFAASAGLSAYYKAAEDPTTGDLFHGDRAARHRSDLLWSLDHRPPAASSFLVTTSRQGEGNLRGTKEFIARVKAPARVSSIVLDSGGHNFNTWRREIPPALEWMSGRLSGN, from the coding sequence ATGGGTCTCACCAGCAACGCTGTTCTGGCCGTCGCGGCAGGACTGGCCGTCGCACTGTTCGCAGCCACGATCCGGCTCTGGCCCCGGCTGGCCGCCCGCACCGCCCGGGCGGTGGCGGGCAGGGCCGGCCTCCTGCTGGCCACCCAGCTGGCCCTCTTCGCCGCGGTGGGCCTGCTGGCCAACAACTCCTTCCTCTTCTACGGCTCCTGGGCCGACCTGTTCGGGCGGCAGCAGGACCTGGGCACGGTCACCGACCACGGGGCGGGGGCCGGCGCGCCGGGGAGCACCACGGCCCGGATCGGCAGCGTGCGGCCGGACGTCCCGGGGGGCGGCCGGCCCGCGGTCGGCGGCCGGATCGACAAGGTCGTCGTATCGGGCCACGCGTCGGGGATCAACAGCGCGGCGTACGTCTACCTGCCGCCGGAGTACTTCCAGCCGGCCCACGCCGGGCACAGGTTCCCCGCGGTCGTCGTGCTCACCGGCTACCCGGGCACGGCCGAGAACCTGTTCAAGGGGCTGCGCTACCCGCAGACCGCCCACGAGCGGGTGAAGGCGGGCAGGGCCCAGCCGATGATCCTCGTGATGCTGAGGCCGACGGTGGCGCCGCCCCGGGACACCGAGTGCGTGGACATCGCGGGGGGTCCCCGGACCGAGACCTTCTTCGCGCACGACCTGCCGCAGGCGGTCACCCGGGCCTACCGGGTCGGCGACCGGGCCCGTAACTGGGGCATCATCGGCAACTCGACCGGCGGTTACTGCGCACTGAAGATCGGGCTGCACCACCCGGACCGATTCGCGGCGAGCGCCGGGCTCTCGGCCTACTACAAGGCGGCCGAGGACCCGACCACCGGAGACCTCTTCCACGGCGACCGCGCGGCGCGCCACCGGTCGGACCTGTTGTGGAGCCTGGACCACCGGCCTCCGGCCGCCTCGTCGTTCCTGGTCACGACGTCCCGGCAGGGTGAGGGAAACCTCCGGGGAACCAAGGAGTTCATCGCCCGGGTGAAGGCTCCCGCCCGGGTCTCCTCGATCGTCCTCGACAGCGGCGGGCACAACTTCAACACCTGGCGGCGGGAGATCCCCCCGGCCCTGGAGTGGATGAGCGGAAGGCTCAGCGGGAACTGA
- a CDS encoding betaine/proline/choline family ABC transporter ATP-binding protein (Members of the family are the ATP-binding subunit of ABC transporters for substrates such as betaine, L-proline or other amino acids, choline, carnitine, etc. The substrate specificity is best determined from the substrate-binding subunit, rather than this subunit, as it interacts with the permease subunit and not with substrate directly.) yields the protein MIRFEHVTKRYADGTTAVDGLSFEVAEGELVTLVGPSGCGKTTTMKMVNRLIEPTEGRIFLDGDDISAIDPVRLRRRIGYVIQQVGLFPHRTVLENTATVPHLLGWKKGKGRERAAELLDLVGLDPSVYGGRYPEQLSGGQRQRVGVARALAADPPVLLMDEPFGAVDPVVREKLQNEFLKLQAQVRKTVLFVTHDIEEAVRLGDRIAVYGQGRIEQFDSPATVLGAPATPYVADFVGADRGLKRLSVTPIEESDLDQPPVVHLDDPLARATERLRAEGARWAVVLDGEDNLHGWIPAGDAGAATLAGTVREHARRMEAWLPLGAPLKQAFATMLQHDAGWIAVIDEESTGRFLGVLTPARLHEALRRSIDADAQAVPRAEVAVETVTTLGSR from the coding sequence ATGATCCGTTTCGAGCACGTCACCAAGCGGTACGCGGACGGCACCACCGCCGTCGACGGCCTTTCCTTCGAGGTCGCCGAGGGGGAACTGGTCACGCTCGTCGGACCCTCCGGATGCGGCAAGACGACCACCATGAAGATGGTGAACCGTCTGATCGAACCGACCGAGGGCCGGATATTCCTCGACGGGGACGACATATCCGCCATCGACCCCGTGCGACTCCGGCGCCGCATCGGTTATGTGATCCAGCAGGTCGGGCTCTTCCCGCACAGAACGGTGCTGGAGAACACGGCGACGGTGCCCCATCTCCTGGGCTGGAAAAAGGGAAAGGGCCGTGAGCGCGCGGCCGAACTGCTCGATCTGGTCGGACTGGACCCCTCCGTCTACGGCGGCCGTTATCCCGAGCAGCTGTCCGGCGGTCAGCGCCAACGGGTGGGTGTGGCCCGGGCACTGGCCGCCGACCCGCCCGTCCTGCTGATGGACGAGCCCTTCGGTGCGGTCGACCCCGTCGTCCGGGAGAAGCTCCAGAACGAATTCCTCAAGTTGCAGGCGCAGGTCCGCAAGACGGTGCTGTTCGTCACGCACGACATCGAGGAGGCCGTCCGGCTCGGGGACCGCATCGCCGTCTACGGGCAGGGCCGTATCGAGCAGTTCGACTCCCCGGCCACGGTGCTGGGGGCGCCCGCGACCCCGTACGTCGCGGACTTCGTCGGAGCCGACCGCGGCCTGAAGCGGCTGTCGGTCACGCCCATCGAGGAGAGCGACCTGGACCAGCCGCCGGTCGTGCACCTCGACGACCCCCTGGCTCGCGCGACCGAGCGGCTGCGGGCCGAGGGCGCGCGCTGGGCGGTCGTGCTGGACGGCGAGGACAATCTCCACGGCTGGATACCCGCGGGTGACGCCGGGGCGGCGACGCTCGCAGGCACGGTCCGTGAGCACGCCCGGCGCATGGAGGCCTGGCTCCCGCTCGGCGCCCCCCTCAAGCAGGCCTTCGCCACGATGCTCCAGCACGACGCGGGCTGGATCGCCGTCATCGACGAGGAGAGCACCGGCCGGTTCCTCGGCGTCCTCACCCCGGCCCGCCTCCACGAGGCGCTGCGCCGCTCGATCGATGCGGACGCGCAGGCCGTCCCGCGCGCGGAGGTCGCGGTCGAGACGGTGACGACGCTCGGCTCCCGGTGA
- a CDS encoding ABC transporter permease translates to MAEQNCLVANDWICGEYLRSRSQELTDATVQHIWITLVSVLIGLAVAFPLALLARRGRHFAGPVLGLTTVLYTVPSLAMFSLLLPLFGLSAALVVTGLVLYSLTILVRNILAGLQAVPQEAKEAAQGMGYGPGRLLWEVELPLALPALMAGLRIATVSTVALTTVGSLVGKGGLGNLIEDALPSFFKAQVLAASVLCVLLAVVADLLLLGLQRLLTPWTRIRTPAGASGPAGVAKTEAG, encoded by the coding sequence ATGGCCGAGCAGAACTGCCTGGTGGCGAACGACTGGATCTGCGGGGAATATCTGCGCTCCCGGAGCCAGGAGTTGACGGATGCGACCGTCCAGCACATCTGGATCACACTGGTTTCGGTGCTGATAGGGCTCGCGGTCGCCTTTCCGCTCGCGCTCCTCGCGCGCCGCGGACGGCATTTCGCCGGACCGGTGCTGGGCCTGACCACAGTGCTCTACACCGTGCCGTCGCTGGCGATGTTCTCGTTGCTGCTGCCGCTCTTCGGGCTGTCCGCGGCGCTGGTCGTCACCGGCCTGGTGCTCTATTCGCTGACCATCCTCGTCCGGAACATCCTCGCGGGCCTCCAAGCGGTCCCCCAGGAGGCGAAGGAGGCGGCGCAGGGCATGGGATACGGACCCGGCAGATTGCTCTGGGAGGTCGAACTCCCCCTGGCGCTGCCCGCCCTGATGGCCGGCCTGCGGATCGCCACGGTGTCGACGGTCGCCCTGACCACGGTCGGCTCCCTCGTCGGCAAGGGCGGCCTCGGCAATCTCATCGAGGACGCGCTCCCCAGCTTCTTCAAGGCTCAGGTGCTCGCCGCGTCCGTGCTCTGCGTACTGCTCGCGGTGGTGGCGGATCTGCTGCTGCTCGGTCTGCAGCGCCTGCTCACGCCCTGGACGCGGATACGGACACCCGCCGGGGCCTCCGGGCCGGCGGGTGTCGCGAAGACCGAGGCGGGCTGA
- a CDS encoding ABC transporter permease, translated as MGIIGDAWTWLTTGANWSGDDGVTHRLGEHLFVSGVALAAACAIALPLALCLGHIGKGGALAVNISNVGRAVPVFAVLALFMMTPLRNSGYLPTVIALVLFAVPPLLTNAYVGMTEVDRSVVEAARGMGMSGGQLFLRVELPLAYPMIMTGLRSAAVQVVATASIAAMVGLGGLGRIITAGFNTYDTAQVFAGAVLVALLALVVEGVLVVLDRLLSPGRRHRPA; from the coding sequence ATGGGGATCATCGGGGACGCCTGGACCTGGCTCACCACCGGCGCCAACTGGTCCGGGGACGACGGGGTCACGCACCGGCTCGGCGAGCACCTGTTCGTCAGCGGCGTCGCCCTCGCGGCGGCCTGCGCCATCGCCCTGCCGCTCGCGCTGTGTCTGGGGCACATCGGCAAGGGGGGCGCGCTCGCGGTCAACATCTCCAACGTGGGCCGGGCCGTACCCGTCTTCGCGGTGCTGGCCCTCTTCATGATGACCCCCCTGCGCAACTCCGGCTATCTGCCGACGGTCATCGCACTGGTGCTGTTCGCCGTGCCACCGCTGCTGACCAACGCCTACGTCGGGATGACGGAGGTGGACCGGTCGGTGGTGGAGGCGGCGCGGGGCATGGGGATGTCGGGCGGTCAGCTCTTCCTGCGGGTCGAGCTGCCGCTGGCCTACCCGATGATCATGACCGGGCTGCGGTCCGCCGCCGTCCAGGTCGTCGCCACCGCATCGATCGCGGCGATGGTCGGCCTCGGCGGCCTCGGCCGGATCATCACCGCCGGATTCAACACCTACGACACCGCGCAGGTCTTCGCGGGCGCCGTACTGGTCGCCCTGCTCGCCCTGGTGGTCGAGGGCGTGCTCGTGGTGCTGGACCGGTTGCTGTCCCCCGGGCGACGCCACCGGCCCGCATGA
- a CDS encoding ABC transporter substrate-binding protein, protein MSRTSRIAGAVVGVVALAGSLAACGGDSLEKEKKGPDTSAGAGSEKGSLVVGAAAFTESKVLAELYAQLLGDAGYSTSITTVKNRELYEPSLEKGEIDVVPEYAATIAEFLNAKVNGAQKAEAAPVASGDAAATVAALEKLATPLGLKILPVGKAVDQNAFAVSEEFATKNNLKTLSDLGKSKIEVKIAAGDECEVRPFCAPGLKKTYGIDVAGIDPKGVGTPQSKQAVKDGKDQLVLTTTTDAVLDTYGLVFLEDDKKLQNADNVLPVLNAKDAGAPEIAEALGKLTGVLTTEDLAELNLKVDAERVKPADAAKDYLQSKGLIKK, encoded by the coding sequence ATGAGCAGGACCTCGCGCATAGCGGGTGCGGTCGTCGGAGTGGTCGCGCTGGCAGGTTCGCTCGCCGCCTGCGGCGGCGACAGCCTGGAGAAGGAGAAGAAGGGCCCGGACACGAGCGCCGGCGCCGGCTCCGAGAAGGGCTCGCTGGTGGTGGGCGCCGCCGCGTTCACCGAGTCCAAGGTGCTTGCCGAGCTGTACGCCCAGCTCCTGGGGGATGCCGGGTACAGCACCTCGATCACGACGGTGAAGAACCGTGAACTGTACGAACCTTCCCTGGAGAAGGGGGAGATCGACGTCGTCCCCGAATACGCGGCGACCATCGCCGAATTCCTCAACGCCAAGGTCAACGGCGCGCAGAAGGCGGAGGCCGCGCCCGTCGCCTCCGGGGACGCGGCAGCCACCGTGGCCGCGCTGGAGAAGCTCGCGACCCCGCTCGGGCTGAAGATCCTTCCGGTCGGCAAGGCGGTCGACCAGAACGCTTTCGCGGTCTCCGAGGAATTCGCCACCAAGAACAACCTCAAGACGCTTTCGGACCTCGGAAAGTCGAAGATCGAAGTGAAGATCGCCGCAGGCGACGAGTGCGAGGTGCGTCCGTTCTGCGCCCCCGGGCTGAAGAAGACGTACGGAATCGACGTCGCGGGTATCGATCCCAAGGGCGTCGGCACCCCGCAGTCCAAGCAGGCGGTCAAGGACGGCAAGGACCAACTGGTCCTCACGACCACCACGGACGCGGTTCTGGACACGTACGGGCTGGTGTTCCTGGAGGACGACAAGAAGCTCCAGAACGCCGACAACGTCCTGCCGGTGCTCAATGCGAAGGACGCGGGTGCACCGGAGATCGCCGAGGCCCTCGGGAAGCTCACCGGCGTACTCACCACGGAGGACCTCGCGGAACTCAACCTCAAGGTCGACGCGGAGCGCGTCAAGCCCGCCGACGCGGCCAAGGATTACCTGCAGTCGAAGGGCCTGATCAAGAAGTAG
- a CDS encoding NADH-quinone oxidoreductase subunit D produces the protein MTETTVGIGGAAESTDMVLNIGPQHPSTHGVLRLRLVLDGERIQQAEPVIGYMHRGAEKLFEARDYRQIIMLANRHDWLSAFSNELGVVMAVERMLGMEVPERAVWTRTLLAELNRVLNHLMFLGSYPLELGGITPVFYAFREREELQAVMEEVSGGRMHYMFNRVGGLKEDLPAGWLGRARDAVASVRSRMDVYDRLVLGNEIFRGRTRGVGVLSAEAVHAYGVSGPIARASGVDFDLRRDEPYLAYGELQDTLKVVTRTEGDCLARFECLLEQTHNALDLADACLDRMAGLAPGPINQRLPKVLKAPEGHTYAWTENPLGINGYYLVSTGEKTPYRLKLRSASYNNIQALTELLPGTLVADMVAILGSLFFVVGDIDK, from the coding sequence ATGACGGAGACGACGGTCGGCATCGGCGGCGCGGCAGAGAGCACCGACATGGTGCTCAACATCGGTCCGCAGCATCCCTCCACGCACGGTGTGCTCCGGCTCCGCCTCGTACTCGACGGTGAGCGGATCCAGCAGGCCGAACCGGTCATCGGCTACATGCACCGCGGCGCCGAGAAGCTCTTCGAGGCGCGGGACTACCGGCAGATCATCATGCTCGCCAACCGCCACGACTGGCTGTCGGCCTTCTCCAACGAGCTCGGGGTCGTCATGGCCGTCGAGCGCATGCTCGGCATGGAGGTCCCTGAGCGTGCCGTCTGGACGAGGACGCTGCTGGCGGAGCTGAACCGGGTCCTGAACCACCTCATGTTCCTCGGTTCCTACCCCCTCGAACTCGGCGGGATCACCCCGGTGTTCTACGCGTTCAGGGAACGCGAGGAACTCCAGGCCGTGATGGAGGAGGTCTCCGGCGGCCGGATGCACTACATGTTCAACCGGGTCGGCGGCCTCAAGGAGGACCTGCCCGCGGGCTGGCTCGGCCGGGCCAGGGACGCCGTCGCCTCCGTACGCTCCCGCATGGACGTCTACGACCGGCTGGTCCTCGGCAACGAGATCTTCCGGGGCCGCACCCGGGGCGTGGGCGTCCTGTCCGCCGAGGCCGTGCACGCCTACGGGGTGTCCGGGCCGATCGCCCGCGCGTCCGGGGTCGACTTCGACCTGCGGCGCGACGAGCCGTACCTGGCGTACGGGGAGCTGCAGGACACGCTGAAGGTCGTCACCCGGACCGAGGGCGACTGCCTGGCCCGCTTCGAGTGCCTGCTGGAGCAGACGCACAACGCGCTGGACCTGGCCGACGCGTGCCTGGACCGGATGGCCGGACTGGCGCCCGGGCCCATCAACCAGCGGCTGCCCAAGGTCCTGAAGGCGCCGGAGGGCCACACCTACGCGTGGACCGAGAACCCGCTCGGCATCAACGGCTACTACCTGGTGTCCACGGGCGAGAAGACGCCGTACCGGCTGAAGCTCCGCTCCGCCTCGTACAACAACATCCAGGCGCTCACCGAACTGCTGCCGGGCACGCTGGTCGCCGACATGGTCGCGATCCTGGGGTCGCTCTTCTTCGTCGTCGGGGACATCGACAAGTAA
- a CDS encoding SAM-dependent methyltransferase: MTYDWCGWREAAETALYGEKGFYRSPEGPAGHFRTSVHASPLFAGAVARLLVRTAGRLGTDTVDLVDVAAGRGEMLTGVLAALRGRTAGRGLTVRAYAVETAPRPPGLDPDIEWCSEPPRGARGLLFANEWLDNVPTEIAEADDDGVARYVLVRRADGAERLGDPVAGADARWLSRWWPLSRPGERAEIGRPRDEAWARAVASLSDGDAVAVDYAHVRGARPPFGTLTGFRAGREVRPVPDGSCDLTSHVALDACAAAAGGEAELLDQRAALRELGVIGERPPLSRASTDPAGYVRALASAGEAAELTARGGLGDFGWLRHRVTPDSAA, translated from the coding sequence GTGACGTATGACTGGTGCGGTTGGCGGGAAGCAGCGGAAACCGCTTTGTACGGAGAAAAGGGCTTCTACCGGAGCCCGGAAGGCCCCGCGGGCCATTTCCGTACCTCGGTCCACGCATCCCCCCTGTTCGCGGGGGCCGTCGCGAGGCTGCTGGTCAGGACGGCCGGCCGGCTCGGGACGGACACGGTCGACCTGGTGGACGTCGCAGCGGGCCGGGGCGAGATGCTGACCGGGGTACTGGCGGCGCTCCGGGGCCGGACCGCCGGCCGGGGGCTCACCGTGCGGGCGTACGCCGTGGAGACGGCACCGCGCCCTCCGGGTCTGGATCCGGACATCGAGTGGTGCTCCGAACCGCCCCGGGGTGCGCGGGGGCTGCTGTTCGCCAACGAGTGGCTGGACAACGTCCCGACGGAGATCGCGGAGGCGGACGACGACGGGGTCGCCCGCTATGTGCTCGTGCGGAGGGCCGACGGCGCGGAGCGGCTGGGTGACCCGGTGGCCGGGGCGGACGCGCGGTGGCTGAGCCGCTGGTGGCCGCTGTCGCGGCCCGGCGAGCGCGCGGAGATCGGCCGGCCGCGGGACGAGGCGTGGGCGCGGGCGGTCGCCTCCCTGAGCGACGGGGACGCCGTGGCGGTGGACTACGCCCATGTGCGGGGGGCGAGACCGCCGTTCGGGACACTCACCGGATTCCGGGCCGGCCGCGAGGTGCGGCCCGTGCCGGACGGGAGCTGCGACCTGACCTCGCACGTGGCGCTGGACGCCTGCGCCGCGGCGGCCGGTGGCGAGGCCGAACTGCTGGACCAGCGGGCGGCGCTGCGGGAGTTGGGGGTCATCGGCGAACGGCCGCCGCTCTCACGGGCATCAACCGATCCGGCGGGCTATGTGCGGGCGCTCGCGTCGGCGGGCGAGGCGGCGGAGCTCACGGCGCGCGGCGGGCTGGGCGACTTCGGATGGCTCCGGCACCGGGTGACGCCGGACTCCGCCGCCTGA
- a CDS encoding sensor histidine kinase has product MQRLYDFIRRHPTGVDTFWAVVLLGLSGMSIVADQVGHGGRERVAAVPIAVGLCAVVALRRRAPERMLLLAIGMGVAQLLLDVRPNAADFALLVITYTVATVGERWASRVALGCSLCAAGLSTLRWPQETPSSNWLQSVFVVVVMTVPFVLAWVLGDSIRTRRAYFSQLEERAARLEREREAQSKVAVAAERARIARELHDVVAHNVSVMVVQADGAAYVMDASPDQARQALETISHTGRQALAEMRRLLGVLRTGDTQESGEYVPQPDVEQIEDLVGQVRQTGLTVDFKIEGTPRPLPSGVELTAYRIVQEALTNTRKHGGPDAGASVRLVYFDDGLGLLVEDDGRGAAHELYEDGGADGAGQGMIGMRERVGMVGGTLDAGPRPGGGFRISALLPLKPAGQ; this is encoded by the coding sequence GTGCAGCGCCTCTACGATTTCATCCGCAGACACCCGACGGGCGTCGACACCTTCTGGGCTGTCGTCCTCCTCGGGCTCTCCGGCATGTCCATCGTGGCCGACCAGGTAGGCCACGGTGGCCGGGAGCGCGTCGCCGCCGTGCCGATCGCCGTCGGCCTGTGTGCCGTGGTCGCGCTGCGCCGCCGGGCACCGGAGAGGATGCTGCTGCTCGCGATAGGGATGGGCGTCGCGCAGCTGCTCCTCGACGTGCGGCCGAACGCGGCGGACTTCGCCCTGCTGGTGATCACGTACACGGTGGCCACCGTCGGCGAGCGCTGGGCCTCGCGGGTCGCCCTGGGATGCAGCCTGTGCGCGGCCGGGCTGTCCACGCTGCGCTGGCCGCAGGAGACGCCGTCGAGCAACTGGCTGCAGTCGGTGTTCGTCGTCGTCGTGATGACCGTGCCCTTCGTCCTCGCGTGGGTCCTCGGTGACTCGATACGCACCAGGCGCGCCTACTTCAGCCAGCTGGAGGAGCGCGCGGCCCGCCTGGAGCGGGAGCGGGAGGCACAGTCGAAGGTCGCCGTGGCCGCCGAACGGGCCCGGATCGCCCGCGAGCTGCATGATGTCGTCGCCCACAACGTCTCGGTGATGGTGGTCCAGGCGGACGGTGCCGCCTATGTCATGGATGCCTCCCCCGACCAGGCCCGGCAGGCCCTGGAGACCATCTCCCACACCGGCCGCCAGGCGCTCGCGGAGATGCGCCGGCTGCTCGGGGTGCTGCGGACCGGTGACACCCAGGAGAGCGGGGAGTACGTGCCCCAGCCCGACGTCGAGCAGATCGAGGACCTGGTGGGCCAGGTCAGGCAGACCGGCCTCACGGTGGACTTCAAGATCGAGGGCACCCCGCGCCCGCTGCCGAGCGGCGTCGAACTGACCGCGTACCGCATCGTCCAGGAGGCCCTGACCAACACCCGTAAGCACGGTGGTCCGGACGCCGGGGCGAGCGTGCGGCTGGTCTACTTCGACGACGGGCTCGGACTGCTGGTCGAGGACGACGGCCGGGGCGCCGCGCACGAGCTGTACGAGGACGGTGGGGCCGACGGCGCGGGACAGGGAATGATCGGCATGCGGGAGCGGGTCGGCATGGTCGGCGGCACGCTCGACGCGGGACCGCGCCCGGGCGGCGGCTTCCGGATCAGTGCCCTCCTCCCGCTCAAGCCGGCCGGCCAGTGA